From a single Osmerus eperlanus chromosome 8, fOsmEpe2.1, whole genome shotgun sequence genomic region:
- the LOC134024952 gene encoding uncharacterized protein LOC134024952 isoform X1 codes for MGRSGRFFPLVFQDVGGADTMLNSRLTKKGLTKVGSQKESDFNLVFCPVVSRLGTDMEALMLKIPSGKQAILVVLHHTFDPDYTVPDSSRHVTHSNVILTVDCLFHKTEGGLLKCSQNDKAVSEILKQCQPEDVQDAPPTDSSCISVEKHMKKFFVVMGNTRDFQTQFIQRLIEQRLVEVNLVDCDFILAFCPIILGAGMDVQEAMLKIPAGKPVILVMLHHTFNPDYTVPYNSRHVTSSDVILTVDCLSDCNGLLECRQNEEAVKEVLKKLNRRPESMSSWSLKIFRVMKYTWHIISPWIPVWCSTLVMNILATIISCRCSPRLCTCSNTTLLFRRCWRVGCWIWTRLAYP; via the exons ATGGGCAGATCCGGGAGATTCTTCCCATTGGTGTTCCAGGACGTTGGGGGGGCAGACACGATGTTGAATAGCCGCCTAACCAAAAAAGGCTTGACTAAAGTTGGCTCACAGAAGGAGAGTGATTTCAATCTGGTTTTCTGTCCAGTAGTTTCTCGATTGGGGACCGATATGGAAGCCCTAATGTTGAAGATTCCAT cTGGTAAACAGGCCATCCTGGTGGTGCTGCATCACACCTTTGACCCAGACTACACTGTACCTGACAGCAGCAGACATGTGACCCACAGTAATGTCATTCTCACCGTGGACTGTCTGTTCCACAAAACCGAAGGAGGACTCCTGAAATGTTCTCAAAACGACAAAGCTGTTTCTGAGATTCTGAAACAATGCCAACCTGAG GATGTCCAGGATGCACCACCCACAG ATAGTTCCTGCATTTCTGTGGAAAAGCACATGAAGAAATTCTTCGTCGTGATGGGGAACACCCGCGATTTTCAAACACAGTTTATCCAGCGTCTTATTGAGCAACGCCTTGTTGAGGTGAATTTAGTAGATTGTGATTTCATCCTGGCTTTCTGTCCAATCATTTTGGGAGCTGGGATGGATGTTCAGGAAGCCATGCTTAAAATCCCAG CTGGCAAACCAGTCATCCTGGTGATGTTGCATCACACCTTCAACCCAGACTACACTGTACCTTACAACAGCAGACATGTGACCAGTAGTGATGTCATCCTCACAgtggactgtctgtctgactgtaacGGGCTACTGGAGTGTCGCCAGAATGAAGAAGCTGTCAAGGAAGTGTTGAAGAAGCTGAACAGGCGTCCTGAG AGCATGTCATCATGGAGTCTAAAGATCTTCAGAGTTATGAAGTATACATGG CACATTATTTCACCTTGGATCCCTGTCTGGTGTTCCACCTTGGTTATGAACATACTTGCTACCATC ATATCATGCCGGTGCTCACCCCGGCTGTGTACGTGCTCCAACACAACACTTCTCTTCAGAAGATGTTGGAGAGTTGGATGTTGGATCTGGACTAGGCTTGCAT
- the LOC134024952 gene encoding uncharacterized protein LOC134024952 isoform X2, with protein sequence MGRSGRFFPLVFQDVGGADTMLNSRLTKKGLTKVGSQKESDFNLVFCPVVSRLGTDMEALMLKIPSGKQAILVVLHHTFDPDYTVPDSSRHVTHSNVILTVDCLFHKTEGGLLKCSQNDKAVSEILKQCQPEDVQDAPPTDSSCISVEKHMKKFFVVMGNTRDFQTQFIQRLIEQRLVEVNLVDCDFILAFCPIILGAGMDVQEAMLKIPAGKPVILVMLHHTFNPDYTVPYNSRHVTSSDVILTVDCLSDCNGLLECRQNEEAVKEVLKKLNRRPEHIISPWIPVWCSTLVMNILATIISCRCSPRLCTCSNTTLLFRRCWRVGCWIWTRLAYP encoded by the exons ATGGGCAGATCCGGGAGATTCTTCCCATTGGTGTTCCAGGACGTTGGGGGGGCAGACACGATGTTGAATAGCCGCCTAACCAAAAAAGGCTTGACTAAAGTTGGCTCACAGAAGGAGAGTGATTTCAATCTGGTTTTCTGTCCAGTAGTTTCTCGATTGGGGACCGATATGGAAGCCCTAATGTTGAAGATTCCAT cTGGTAAACAGGCCATCCTGGTGGTGCTGCATCACACCTTTGACCCAGACTACACTGTACCTGACAGCAGCAGACATGTGACCCACAGTAATGTCATTCTCACCGTGGACTGTCTGTTCCACAAAACCGAAGGAGGACTCCTGAAATGTTCTCAAAACGACAAAGCTGTTTCTGAGATTCTGAAACAATGCCAACCTGAG GATGTCCAGGATGCACCACCCACAG ATAGTTCCTGCATTTCTGTGGAAAAGCACATGAAGAAATTCTTCGTCGTGATGGGGAACACCCGCGATTTTCAAACACAGTTTATCCAGCGTCTTATTGAGCAACGCCTTGTTGAGGTGAATTTAGTAGATTGTGATTTCATCCTGGCTTTCTGTCCAATCATTTTGGGAGCTGGGATGGATGTTCAGGAAGCCATGCTTAAAATCCCAG CTGGCAAACCAGTCATCCTGGTGATGTTGCATCACACCTTCAACCCAGACTACACTGTACCTTACAACAGCAGACATGTGACCAGTAGTGATGTCATCCTCACAgtggactgtctgtctgactgtaacGGGCTACTGGAGTGTCGCCAGAATGAAGAAGCTGTCAAGGAAGTGTTGAAGAAGCTGAACAGGCGTCCTGAG CACATTATTTCACCTTGGATCCCTGTCTGGTGTTCCACCTTGGTTATGAACATACTTGCTACCATC ATATCATGCCGGTGCTCACCCCGGCTGTGTACGTGCTCCAACACAACACTTCTCTTCAGAAGATGTTGGAGAGTTGGATGTTGGATCTGGACTAGGCTTGCAT
- the LOC134024952 gene encoding uncharacterized protein LOC134024952 isoform X3: MGRSGRFFPLVFQDVGGADTMLNSRLTKKGLTKVGSQKESDFNLVFCPVVSRLGTDMEALMLKIPSGKQAILVVLHHTFDPDYTVPDSSRHVTHSNVILTVDCLFHKTEGGLLKCSQNDKAVSEILKQCQPEDVQDAPPTDSSCISVEKHMKKFFVVMGNTRDFQTQFIQRLIEQRLVEVNLVDCDFILAFCPIILGAGMDVQEAMLKIPAGKPVILVMLHHTFNPDYTVPYNSRHVTSSDVILTVDCLSDCNGLLECRQNEEAVKEVLKKLNRRPEKIKGKPYEQKKLGQPTKKRR, encoded by the exons ATGGGCAGATCCGGGAGATTCTTCCCATTGGTGTTCCAGGACGTTGGGGGGGCAGACACGATGTTGAATAGCCGCCTAACCAAAAAAGGCTTGACTAAAGTTGGCTCACAGAAGGAGAGTGATTTCAATCTGGTTTTCTGTCCAGTAGTTTCTCGATTGGGGACCGATATGGAAGCCCTAATGTTGAAGATTCCAT cTGGTAAACAGGCCATCCTGGTGGTGCTGCATCACACCTTTGACCCAGACTACACTGTACCTGACAGCAGCAGACATGTGACCCACAGTAATGTCATTCTCACCGTGGACTGTCTGTTCCACAAAACCGAAGGAGGACTCCTGAAATGTTCTCAAAACGACAAAGCTGTTTCTGAGATTCTGAAACAATGCCAACCTGAG GATGTCCAGGATGCACCACCCACAG ATAGTTCCTGCATTTCTGTGGAAAAGCACATGAAGAAATTCTTCGTCGTGATGGGGAACACCCGCGATTTTCAAACACAGTTTATCCAGCGTCTTATTGAGCAACGCCTTGTTGAGGTGAATTTAGTAGATTGTGATTTCATCCTGGCTTTCTGTCCAATCATTTTGGGAGCTGGGATGGATGTTCAGGAAGCCATGCTTAAAATCCCAG CTGGCAAACCAGTCATCCTGGTGATGTTGCATCACACCTTCAACCCAGACTACACTGTACCTTACAACAGCAGACATGTGACCAGTAGTGATGTCATCCTCACAgtggactgtctgtctgactgtaacGGGCTACTGGAGTGTCGCCAGAATGAAGAAGCTGTCAAGGAAGTGTTGAAGAAGCTGAACAGGCGTCCTGAG